The genomic segment CCTGACAGTGATTTTGCGACGATGCGCGACGGAGAGCTGTGGGTTGCAAAAGCGCTCGATAATCGAGCGGGGTGTGCACTGGCAATCGAGGTGCTGAAACGATTGCAGACGGAAGAGCATCCGAATGTGGTATACGCCGGTGCAACCGTGCAGGAAGAAGTCGGGACTCGGGGTGCTGGCACAGTAGCGAATTTGGTTGAACCAGATATTGCTTTTGCTGTTGATGTTGGACTCGCATATGACACACCTGGAAATGAATCGTACCCGATGACCTGCAATGTGGGGGACGGTCCGCTCGTCATGTTATTTGATGCCACGATGATTCCGCATACCGGATTGCGCGATCTCGTATTCGACACAGCAGAGGAGCTCGACATCAATATCCAGGTGGATGCACTCGCAGGAGGCGGGACAGACGCAGCGAAATTCCATACAAGCGGCATTGGCTGCCCGTCAATTGTCGTCGGCTTTGCGACACGGTATATCCACAGCCATAATGCGATTATGTCCAAAAGCGATTTCGAGCAGGCTGCCCAGCTGCTGACAGCTGTCATCAAGAAGCTCGATAAGGAAACGGTACAACAATTGATCGACAGATAAGGAAAGGAAAGCAAAAGCCTCCCCATGCAAGATGTGATTGCATTGGGGAGGCTTTTTCGTTTTGTTACTTGTTCTGCTCGGGGAGGTCTACCTTTATTTCCAGACCCTTAATAAACTGATCGTCTGCGACTGTTTCAGTGGAATGATCTTTTACGACAAAAGGCTTGATGATGAAATACTTCGGCTGTCCTTGTGCAGAAGCATAGCGAGCGTCAAATGTGAGAGTGTTATCCTTAAGCTCTCCTTCTCCGTGGAGGGACGTCAGTTGACGACCTTGGTCGTCAAACAGGGCAGCTCTGATGAACTTATTTGATGTCTTGTCATCCAGTTTGAGCGAATACAACAAGCGCGTCGTCACTGGCGTCACATTGACCTCGGATACTTCGAAAGAAATCCCATCGATTGATTGAACAACATTCGGTTTAAGTTGGATGGTGTCGTTCGTTGTTTTTTGGAAGGGAATGTCCAGCTTGAAGGCTTGATCAATTCCAGCAAGCTTAACAACCACTTCCGCATGGAAAGAATCTGGAATCTTGCTCGTTGAATTGTGGTCAGGTGTCTTCAAAATTTCTTCGAAGACAAGCAAGTTTGGGTGCGATTCGCCAGCTGAGGAGAAAAAACCACCGCCTGCTACCAAACTACTTGGGTCATCTTGACCTTTTCCATCGATGGTAAAAGTGACATTTTCGATAGCGTCACTAAGTTTGATAACCTCTTTTCCCGTATCAAATATGCCGTCTTTCAGGTTTGGAGCCGTTACACTGAGTAGGTAGACAGCGCGTGTTCCGTCGAAGACCGTCTCCGTTACCTCGAGCTTCATGTCCTGATGAGAAATACTCCTGTTCACCTTGGAAGAAAGACCTTGTTCGCCTGCAGCTCGTAAGCCGAGGTCCGCTTCGATCAAGGTAAAGAGACTCCCAACGAATGGAATCTGCTTAATGGACTGGGCCATGACCGGCGAGATAAATCCGGAGGTGAAAACAGTTGCACCTAGAATGACTGCGGCGGCCGCTACATAGGGTGCTTTACGTAATCGTCGAACTTTTCGTTCGCGAGACATTTCTGGGAGAGAGGCGTATGTTTCATCCAGTCGAGCCCGCACCAATGGTGACATCGTCGTATCCTTTGTACGATTGTACTCTTTTAGTTCTAAATCGAATTTAGATTGATCCATAATGTATCTTCCCTTCCCGAAATGTGTTTAATTTCTCCATCAAATTGTTCCGTGCCCGACTGAGCCGCATTTTTGCGGCACTCTCCGAAATGTCCAGTATCTCTGCTACTTGTCTTAAAGGCATGTCTTCAAAATAATGAAGCACAATAACAAGGCGCTGCTGCTCATCCAATCTCTCAACGGCGTCCCGCAGGTCAATATGTTCGTCGTTAGCTGAGAGTGACAATTGGACAGGGAAATCATCCATTGGAATGTTACGGGAGCGATTGGCTAACATCTTATTGCATTCATTGATCAAAATTCGGAACATCCATGTTTTGAAAAATTGGGGCTCACGAAGCGAATGCAGAGATTTATAAGCTTTCAAAATGGTTTCCTGGAGAGCGTCCGCTATATCTTCCTCCTTTTTCAGGATGGATTTAGCCGTATGGTACAAGGAGCTCTCAACGTGTTTGACAACAGTGATAAAAGCTTCGCGATCTCCTTGCTTTGCCAGGAGAACCTGTTCTCTTAGTTCCACCTTTTTCACTCCTTTCTGTGTTGGTTTTTCACATTGACAGTAATTAGATCAGCGAAATCGATACATGGTCACATCATGTAAGCAAAAATTTCAGCTTGGCTTGCTTCGTCGTCGCGAATCACGAAGAAAAATACCCGGAGTTGAACGGTTTAGTTGTTTTTTCGAGAGTACTCCTTTAGTATAGGTAGGATAGGATTTCGCAAGGGCAACAACCTGCCTGGGATGAATTTTGATTGATGAGAGCCGGTTTTATCGCATCCACTGTCCATGCAGTCATGGTGTGGCGAATCGGATCGCTTGTGAAAGGAAGTGGAAGTTATGGCAAAATCGTTTGCGTCTTTTGGTTTTCGTCCGGAGTTGATGCAAGGGATTCAAGACCTGTATTATAAAGAACCGACACAAATTCAAGAGGAAGCCATTCCTCTCATTATGGAAGGCAAAGATCTGATCGGACAAGCTCAGACCGGTACGGGAAAAACAGCTGCCTTCATGCTGCCGATCCTCAACGCTTTGGAAGAAGGAAAACGCGACATTCAAGCGCTCATCCTTACCCCGACACGTGAGCTTTCCATTCAGATTGCAAAAGAAGTAGAAAAACTGGGCAAACACCTGAATGTGAATGTACTCTCCCTGCACGGTGGAACGGATATCGACAAGCAGCTGAGCAAGCTAAAAGAAACGGTTCATATAGTTGTAGGTACACCAGGACGCGTGTTGGATCATATGAAGCGCGGCTCGCTCCATTTCGGACGCATTTCCACGCTCGTGCTGGATGAAGCAGATAAAATGATGGAAATGGGCTTCCTGGAGGACGTGGAACAAGTAATCGTCCACACGCCTTCTCAACGTCAGGTGCTGCTGTTCTCGGCAACGATGCCTGATCTGGTGAAAAAACTCGCGCACCGTTTCATGAAGCAGCCTCCTCATATCAAAATTGAAGGCAAGCAGAAAACGGTTGAGCGTATTGAACAATTTTACTATGTAGTGAACCAGAGCGATAAAACGGACGCACTGGTCGATGTGCTGGAGCAAGAGCAGCCGTACTTGACCATCGTGTTTGCGAATACGCAAGTACGTGTGCAACAGCTTACTGCTCGTTTGCAGGAAAATGGCCTGTCGGCGAAAGCCCTGTACGGCGATTTGTCCCAAAACAAGCGGGAACAGCTGATGAAGCAATTCCGCGAGATCCGCTTCCAATACTTGATTGCCACAGATATCGCGGCGCGCGGACTCGACGTAGAAGGAGTAACGCATGTCATCAACTACGATTTGCCGAATGACGTGGACAGCTACATCCACCGCGTTGGACGTACGGGACGTGCGGGACAAAAAGGGAAAGCGATCTCCCTCATTTCTCCGCGTCAGAAAAACCTGTTGGCTCGTTTTGCCAAAACCACGAAGGCTTCTATCGAAGAAAGAATTTTGCAGGCAGGACGCCATCTGGATGCTGGACGCCGTCAGCGCGCAGAAGAACGGGAAGCTCATTTCATCGAGCTGCGTGCGCAACAGGCGAAGGAGCAGCTAAAGGAAAAAGATAAAGAGTTCGCCCCTGTACGTGAAGCCTTGAAGAAAAAGACGAAGGTAAAGCCAGGCTACAAAAAGAAGATGGCGCGTGAGCTAGGTGAACTGCAAACGCAGTACGAGAAAAACCGCAAGAAGGCTGAAGCAATTGCGGCACGCAAAGCGGGTAAGTCTGCGAAGCCAGCCGATGCCAAAAAAGCAGGAAAAGGTGGAGCCGCTCGTTCTGCCAAGGGTGGAAGACCGTTTAATCAATCTGCCGGGAAATCAAGAGGAAGATAAGAAATGAAGAGGCTGCCCAGATTCGAAAAGGATCTGGGCGTTTTTTTTGTAGAAACGCCTTTGGTGTATGAAAGGAAGTTCTTGACTTTATACCCAACTAGAAGGTTTATACTCAGATCGAAGTAATGGGAGAGAAGGTGTGGAATTGTTCAAAATCAGCGAGTTTTCCCGACTGAGTAGAATACCGTTGCAGACGTTGCGCTATTATGATCAGATTGGGATTCTAAAACCAGCAAAAATCGATGATACGACCGGGTACCGATATTACTGTGCCGAACAGCTTTTGCAGATCAATCGAATTGTCATCTTCAAAGAATTAGGGTTCTCATTGCAGCAGATT from the Brevibacillus brevis genome contains:
- a CDS encoding RNA polymerase sigma factor; translated protein: MELREQVLLAKQGDREAFITVVKHVESSLYHTAKSILKKEEDIADALQETILKAYKSLHSLREPQFFKTWMFRILINECNKMLANRSRNIPMDDFPVQLSLSANDEHIDLRDAVERLDEQQRLVIVLHYFEDMPLRQVAEILDISESAAKMRLSRARNNLMEKLNTFREGKIHYGSI
- a CDS encoding DEAD/DEAH box helicase, coding for MAKSFASFGFRPELMQGIQDLYYKEPTQIQEEAIPLIMEGKDLIGQAQTGTGKTAAFMLPILNALEEGKRDIQALILTPTRELSIQIAKEVEKLGKHLNVNVLSLHGGTDIDKQLSKLKETVHIVVGTPGRVLDHMKRGSLHFGRISTLVLDEADKMMEMGFLEDVEQVIVHTPSQRQVLLFSATMPDLVKKLAHRFMKQPPHIKIEGKQKTVERIEQFYYVVNQSDKTDALVDVLEQEQPYLTIVFANTQVRVQQLTARLQENGLSAKALYGDLSQNKREQLMKQFREIRFQYLIATDIAARGLDVEGVTHVINYDLPNDVDSYIHRVGRTGRAGQKGKAISLISPRQKNLLARFAKTTKASIEERILQAGRHLDAGRRQRAEEREAHFIELRAQQAKEQLKEKDKEFAPVREALKKKTKVKPGYKKKMARELGELQTQYEKNRKKAEAIAARKAGKSAKPADAKKAGKGGAARSAKGGRPFNQSAGKSRGR
- a CDS encoding M42 family metallopeptidase; its protein translation is MDDLTKLIKDLTEADGVPGHEREVRVKMEEYLQPLSDELVKDRLGGVLGKKTGAENGPKILLAGHLDEVGFMVTHITPKGYLRFIQLGGWWTHNILSQRVKVKTRKGEYLGLIGSKAPHALEKEEREKVMKLKDLYIDIGAKDEADAKEMGVRPGDWIVPDSDFATMRDGELWVAKALDNRAGCALAIEVLKRLQTEEHPNVVYAGATVQEEVGTRGAGTVANLVEPDIAFAVDVGLAYDTPGNESYPMTCNVGDGPLVMLFDATMIPHTGLRDLVFDTAEELDINIQVDALAGGGTDAAKFHTSGIGCPSIVVGFATRYIHSHNAIMSKSDFEQAAQLLTAVIKKLDKETVQQLIDR
- a CDS encoding DUF4179 domain-containing protein, with protein sequence MDQSKFDLELKEYNRTKDTTMSPLVRARLDETYASLPEMSRERKVRRLRKAPYVAAAAVILGATVFTSGFISPVMAQSIKQIPFVGSLFTLIEADLGLRAAGEQGLSSKVNRSISHQDMKLEVTETVFDGTRAVYLLSVTAPNLKDGIFDTGKEVIKLSDAIENVTFTIDGKGQDDPSSLVAGGGFFSSAGESHPNLLVFEEILKTPDHNSTSKIPDSFHAEVVVKLAGIDQAFKLDIPFQKTTNDTIQLKPNVVQSIDGISFEVSEVNVTPVTTRLLYSLKLDDKTSNKFIRAALFDDQGRQLTSLHGEGELKDNTLTFDARYASAQGQPKYFIIKPFVVKDHSTETVADDQFIKGLEIKVDLPEQNK